The window ATGAAGCGTTGAAAATTATCCAAAAATCACAGAATGGGGGTCAAGATGATGAGTGAAAAACCATATTTAAAAGTTATTTGTAGCAATGAAAATCGGATCGTTGAAATAAAAAATGTTTCAACTAAAAACGAAGCAATGAGAATGTGTTCAACAATGTGCCAAGCGGTTTATAAGCTGGCTTCATCTAGCAAAGTTCAGAGAATCATGTTGCAATCAGCATTACTTGATGCGGGAGTTACTCCTGATGAAATAGAGCAGGCCAAAAAAGCCAAAGAATTAGGGGATTTACTTAGCAACGAAGGGGAAAATAACGATGATTAAACACACAAAAAAAGACCGCTTGCACGGCAATGCAAACGGCCTAAATAGTCGACTACTTATCAATTACTTGATTGGTCTTAATTATAACACTAGAAAGCACGCTCCTCAACGCTTCAACAACGCTGAGGACTTGCAAAAACACGTAATTACGAGATTAGTGGGTAGAAATTATGAGTAACGACAAAACACCTGGGTTCTTTACCCAGATACCTGATTATGCACTAAAAAATCCAAACTTAAATTCAACTGACAAAATTGTGTATGGAGAAATCTACACGATGCTGAATACAATGCGGGTCTGCTTTGCTAGTAACGCTCATATTGCGGATGATATCGGGGTCCAGCCTAAAACGGTGTCTAAATCAATCACGAAGCTGGCTAAATTAGGCTTTGTAACAGTGAAATTAGTCTACAAAGAAGGGACTAAGCAGATTGATAAACGTTATATCCAACTGGCTACCCCTATGCCCCAATTAGGGCATACCCCATGCTCTAATAAGAGCATACCCTATGCTCCAAATGGGGTAGACCCTATGCCCCAATTAGGGCAGGTGAGTAAATCATTGAGTAGACCATTGAGTAGATCAGTAAAACCTACTATGTCCGGCTCTGACGAGCAGGACGCCGTGGCTCGTAAAATCCTTAATTTCATGAACAAGACAACCGGGCGCCATTACAAACCAACTGCTACTAACTTAAAACTAATCAAGGCCCGCATGAAAGACGGGTTCACGTTTAATGATTTCAAGACCGTTATTGCAAAAAAAGCTGAGCAGTGGGGACAAGATACAAAAATGCAACAATACCTGAGACCAGCCACATTGTTTGCAGCTTCCAAATTTGAAGGCTACCTCAACGAACAACCGGTCAAGGGAACAAGAGAGACATTACCTAGTTGGATACATGAACCTGACCATCAACGGTCTACTAAGCAAGCTGACCCAAATAATAGGGCACTAATCAAACGAAAACTAGCGAAGCTTAGACAGAAAGGCGAGGTGAAGCAATGAGCAAAAAAGAAATAGAAATTCCAGTAGT of the Fructilactobacillus cliffordii genome contains:
- a CDS encoding conserved phage C-terminal domain-containing protein, with translation MSNDKTPGFFTQIPDYALKNPNLNSTDKIVYGEIYTMLNTMRVCFASNAHIADDIGVQPKTVSKSITKLAKLGFVTVKLVYKEGTKQIDKRYIQLATPMPQLGHTPCSNKSIPYAPNGVDPMPQLGQVSKSLSRPLSRSVKPTMSGSDEQDAVARKILNFMNKTTGRHYKPTATNLKLIKARMKDGFTFNDFKTVIAKKAEQWGQDTKMQQYLRPATLFAASKFEGYLNEQPVKGTRETLPSWIHEPDHQRSTKQADPNNRALIKRKLAKLRQKGEVKQ